In a genomic window of Verrucomicrobiota bacterium:
- a CDS encoding shikimate dehydrogenase: MNRFLEQVRSLEPGTSLAVLGDPIAHSLSPVMHDAALAARGLAHRYGRLRVSETELAEAFRYLHDRFLGWNLTLPLKLAAVNLVDEIDAEARWLNAINTVVCRQGRLAGFNTDSAGLHRALDEAFGAGWNLAPVTIIGAGGGAGSSAARYLARIGVPELVLVNRTPEKLEPLRAALAGLTNLRLHGWDGLPRAVAESRLLINASSLGLDGAPLGWDPGWLQSDHRVFDMVYRRDPTPVVAWARSRGTVAADGLAMLLYQGAAAFRHWFGEPVPEAEMRRALYAAAGRA; this comes from the coding sequence TTGAACAGGTTCTTGGAACAGGTCCGTTCGCTGGAACCCGGGACGAGCCTGGCCGTCCTGGGTGACCCGATTGCGCATTCGCTTTCCCCTGTAATGCACGATGCTGCGCTCGCCGCGCGGGGTCTGGCTCACCGGTACGGCCGTCTGCGGGTGAGTGAAACGGAGCTGGCGGAAGCCTTCCGGTATTTGCACGACCGGTTTCTTGGTTGGAATCTGACGCTGCCGCTTAAGCTCGCGGCGGTGAACCTGGTCGACGAGATCGATGCGGAGGCGCGATGGCTTAACGCCATCAACACTGTGGTTTGCCGTCAGGGAAGGCTGGCGGGGTTCAATACTGACAGCGCCGGCCTGCATCGCGCTCTGGATGAGGCGTTCGGGGCGGGCTGGAACCTGGCGCCTGTCACCATCATCGGTGCAGGGGGCGGTGCCGGCAGCTCTGCGGCACGGTACCTGGCGCGAATCGGCGTACCCGAGCTGGTCCTGGTGAATCGGACCCCTGAGAAACTGGAACCGCTGCGGGCTGCGCTCGCCGGCCTGACCAACCTCCGGCTCCACGGCTGGGACGGGTTGCCGCGGGCGGTGGCGGAATCACGCCTGCTGATCAACGCTTCTTCACTCGGGCTTGACGGAGCCCCGCTGGGGTGGGACCCGGGCTGGCTGCAGAGCGATCACCGCGTTTTCGATATGGTCTACCGGCGTGACCCGACGCCCGTGGTAGCCTGGGCCCGCAGCCGCGGGACCGTTGCCGCTGATGGGCTCGCCATGCTGCTTTACCAGGGAGCGGCCGCGTTCCGCCATTGGTTTGGAGAACCGGTGCCGGAAGCCGAAATGCGTCGCGCCTTGTATGCCGCCGCGGGCCGCGCGTGA
- a CDS encoding HAD hydrolase family protein, whose product MNGLKLLSLDFDGTLIGPWNGTQPEIASGLIPSLECLRQRGVLIALNTGRTVPLVDQAMRIFPFVPDYALTAEREVYRWEGRQWVDVGDWNERCHRAHADLFRKTTPLLDEIRRFLERDTEARPYYEDGLLVGVIAKTNEEMDRVQEFIACRQVCCPDFSSQRNNIYLRFCHRAYDKGSVLNELQRVLTINPGETFAAGDNFNDLPMLRRNCAHWLACPANSVTEVKNMVSSGEGYVAEGAHGYGVMEAFAHFFPEAFDADA is encoded by the coding sequence ATGAACGGTTTGAAACTGCTGAGCCTCGATTTTGATGGCACCCTGATCGGGCCATGGAACGGAACCCAACCGGAAATCGCTTCCGGGCTGATCCCGAGCCTGGAATGCCTCCGCCAGCGGGGCGTACTTATAGCCCTGAATACCGGCCGTACGGTGCCGCTGGTTGACCAGGCAATGCGGATTTTTCCGTTCGTGCCGGATTATGCGTTGACGGCCGAGCGCGAGGTATACCGGTGGGAAGGGCGGCAGTGGGTGGACGTCGGCGACTGGAACGAGCGGTGCCACCGCGCTCACGCTGACCTTTTTCGCAAGACGACACCCCTCCTCGACGAGATTCGTCGTTTCCTGGAGCGCGACACGGAGGCGCGGCCATACTACGAGGACGGATTGTTGGTCGGGGTGATAGCCAAGACGAATGAGGAGATGGACCGCGTCCAGGAGTTTATCGCCTGCCGGCAGGTGTGCTGCCCGGATTTTTCAAGCCAGCGCAACAACATCTACCTCCGGTTTTGCCACCGTGCCTACGACAAAGGCAGCGTCCTCAACGAACTGCAACGGGTGCTCACGATCAACCCCGGGGAAACGTTTGCAGCGGGTGATAATTTCAATGACCTGCCGATGCTCAGACGAAATTGCGCGCACTGGCTGGCGTGCCCGGCCAACAGCGTCACGGAAGTGAAAAACATGGTCAGCTCAGGCGAAGGGTACGTGGCCGAAGGTGCCCACGGCTATGGGGTCATGGAAGCGTTCGCGCATTTCTTCCCCGAAGCGTTCGATGCAGACGCTTGA
- a CDS encoding type II secretion system F family protein yields the protein MAVFHYIAMSHDGRRLAGEVEAKDRSDAFRKLDRQRLQPVRLELGESAASARARASATATATVPRSAARPVPDQKPAAAAPVRGIRLSRGQIILFTEEMSDLLDAGLQLEPALRVMENRKELSSIKNVAAALRHQVREGSSLSHALRQVSPNFGDLYCNLVAAGEISGSLPQLLKRQANFLVTIDDLQKKVVSALIYPGLIFVLGVGLIFLFMTYLVPQLTTLFEKTGKELPLVTRLLIQTSAFFSQYWWAMLGGAVAVIVGFYRFIHTTPGKAWWHRVQLQLPLFGAVLKGRFYTQFSQTMANLIANGIPLLTALRLMNNATGNLYLRKQMNQVVEIVGEGGSLSRALQRIGSFPPLFIDMVTVGEQTGDLAKALDKVGRRYDKELNLRIQRLTALVQPVIIFVMAGMVGLIAYSIVNGIFDAVSGLSPR from the coding sequence ATGGCCGTTTTTCATTATATCGCGATGAGTCACGACGGGCGTCGCCTCGCCGGCGAGGTCGAAGCCAAAGATCGGTCCGATGCTTTTCGTAAGCTGGACCGCCAACGGCTCCAGCCCGTCCGCCTGGAATTGGGTGAATCAGCCGCAAGCGCAAGGGCAAGGGCAAGCGCAACCGCAACGGCGACCGTGCCCCGGTCCGCGGCCAGACCCGTACCCGACCAAAAGCCCGCCGCGGCGGCCCCCGTGCGCGGCATCCGGTTGTCGCGGGGCCAGATCATCTTGTTTACGGAAGAAATGAGTGACCTGCTGGACGCCGGCCTGCAACTGGAGCCTGCCCTCCGGGTAATGGAAAATCGGAAGGAGCTCTCCAGCATCAAGAATGTGGCGGCGGCATTGCGGCACCAGGTTCGTGAGGGGAGCAGCCTTTCCCATGCCTTGCGGCAGGTCTCGCCGAACTTCGGCGACCTTTATTGCAACCTCGTCGCGGCCGGGGAGATCAGCGGCTCCCTGCCGCAGTTACTCAAACGGCAAGCCAATTTTTTGGTCACGATTGATGACCTGCAGAAAAAGGTGGTCTCAGCGTTGATTTACCCGGGCCTTATCTTTGTCCTGGGCGTCGGCCTGATTTTTCTGTTCATGACTTACCTCGTGCCGCAATTGACGACCCTGTTTGAGAAAACGGGTAAAGAGCTGCCGCTGGTCACACGACTGCTGATCCAGACGAGCGCATTTTTTTCGCAGTACTGGTGGGCGATGCTCGGCGGCGCGGTGGCCGTCATCGTCGGCTTTTACCGCTTTATCCATACCACGCCGGGCAAAGCCTGGTGGCACCGGGTGCAGTTGCAGCTTCCGCTGTTCGGCGCCGTGCTGAAAGGCCGTTTCTACACCCAGTTTTCCCAAACCATGGCCAACCTGATCGCAAACGGGATTCCGCTGCTGACCGCGTTGCGGTTGATGAACAACGCCACCGGGAACCTGTACCTGCGCAAGCAGATGAATCAGGTCGTCGAGATCGTCGGTGAGGGTGGTTCGCTCTCGCGCGCGCTCCAGCGGATCGGCAGTTTTCCGCCGCTGTTTATCGATATGGTGACCGTGGGCGAGCAAACGGGCGACCTGGCCAAGGCCCTCGATAAGGTCGGCCGCCGTTACGATAAAGAGCTGAATCTCCGTATCCAACGGCTTACCGCCCTGGTTCAGCCCGTGATTATTTTCGTGATGGCCGGCATGGTCGGCCTGATCGCGTATTCAATCGTCAATGGAATCTTTGATGCAGTCTCGGGCCTGTCGCCCCGGTAA
- a CDS encoding type II/IV secretion system protein, with amino-acid sequence MPLLESLSEIAQVSHCTDSARFREVTQEASEDQKSFIRTILDSRLVDEQEFLRGLANWLEIPWWNEPITTVAAPLREKVPARIALRHHVVPLQLNDDGIWIAIYDPFDLLARQTLASTLPERIFYVMATRTQLLQALRQGYGVGAETFEALLEGRTVEDDGSEVRQETNVLDLEDSEASVVKFVNQILREALDQRATDIHVEPLADELRIRYRIDGVLHEVPVPPNIKVLQASVISRLKIMAHLDIAERRLPQDGRINLELEGKPIDVRVATIPSVAGESVSLRLLGQERFTFDRLGLDAEAQARIRSLLAMPNGIILLTGPTGCGKSTSLYTFLASLNTKERRIVTIEDPVEYKLPGVIQIAVKPEIDLTFANGLRSILRGDPNVIMVGEMRDRETAEIAIRGALTGHLVFSTLHTNDAIGGITRLVDMGIEPFLVANSVRAFIAQRLVRVLCSRCKKPVEHSPGYLRQIGFPVEHAGKLLGAVGCEHCRHTGYEGRAAIFEICVVSQQMQDLITQNRPASVLRQVAIEEGMVPLRPYGWSKAIVGLTTVEEVVRVTAADLEMVDE; translated from the coding sequence ATGCCTTTACTTGAATCGCTCTCAGAAATCGCTCAAGTCAGCCACTGTACGGATTCCGCTCGTTTTCGCGAGGTGACCCAGGAGGCGTCTGAGGACCAGAAATCATTTATACGCACGATCCTCGACAGCAGGCTCGTCGACGAACAGGAGTTTCTCCGCGGATTAGCCAACTGGCTCGAAATTCCGTGGTGGAACGAGCCGATCACGACGGTGGCCGCACCCCTTCGCGAGAAGGTCCCGGCCAGAATCGCCCTTCGCCATCACGTCGTGCCGCTCCAGCTCAACGACGACGGCATCTGGATTGCCATCTACGACCCGTTTGATTTGCTGGCCCGGCAGACGCTCGCTTCCACGTTGCCGGAACGGATTTTTTACGTGATGGCGACCCGCACCCAGCTTTTACAGGCGTTACGGCAGGGGTACGGCGTCGGCGCGGAAACGTTCGAGGCGCTCCTGGAGGGCAGAACCGTTGAAGACGACGGCTCGGAGGTCAGACAGGAAACCAACGTCCTTGACCTCGAAGACTCGGAAGCATCGGTCGTCAAATTCGTTAACCAGATTCTGCGCGAAGCTCTCGATCAGCGCGCGACCGATATCCACGTCGAACCCTTGGCCGACGAACTCCGGATCCGGTACCGGATTGACGGCGTGCTGCACGAAGTTCCCGTGCCGCCCAACATCAAGGTTCTGCAGGCGTCGGTGATATCGCGACTTAAAATCATGGCGCACCTGGACATTGCCGAGCGCCGTTTGCCCCAGGACGGGCGTATCAACCTGGAATTGGAAGGCAAACCGATCGATGTTCGCGTCGCCACGATTCCCTCGGTGGCCGGTGAGAGCGTCAGCTTGCGTCTTCTCGGCCAGGAACGGTTTACTTTCGACCGGCTCGGCCTGGATGCCGAAGCCCAGGCGCGCATCCGCAGCCTGCTGGCGATGCCGAATGGGATTATCCTGCTGACCGGGCCGACCGGGTGCGGCAAGAGCACTTCGCTGTATACGTTCCTCGCCAGCCTTAACACAAAGGAACGCCGCATCGTTACGATTGAGGATCCCGTAGAGTACAAACTGCCGGGCGTCATCCAGATCGCGGTAAAACCGGAAATCGACCTGACGTTTGCCAATGGGCTGCGCAGCATTCTTCGCGGCGATCCGAACGTCATCATGGTGGGGGAAATGCGTGACCGCGAGACCGCTGAGATCGCCATTCGCGGTGCGCTCACCGGTCACCTGGTATTCAGCACCTTGCACACGAACGATGCGATCGGCGGCATTACCCGCTTGGTCGATATGGGCATAGAGCCCTTTTTGGTGGCGAATTCGGTACGCGCCTTTATCGCCCAGCGTTTGGTCCGCGTCCTCTGCAGCCGTTGTAAAAAGCCGGTGGAACATTCTCCCGGTTACCTCCGGCAGATCGGGTTCCCGGTGGAGCACGCCGGCAAACTGCTGGGCGCCGTCGGCTGCGAGCATTGCCGTCACACCGGTTATGAAGGCCGGGCCGCCATCTTTGAGATTTGCGTCGTTTCCCAGCAGATGCAGGATTTGATTACACAGAACCGGCCGGCTTCGGTGCTGCGGCAGGTCGCCATCGAGGAAGGCATGGTGCCGCTGCGGCCATACGGGTGGTCAAAGGCGATTGTCGGTCTTACCACTGTGGAGGAAGTGGTCCGGGTGACGGCTGCCGACCTGGAAATGGTGGATGAATAG